Proteins from one Caulobacter sp. 73W genomic window:
- a CDS encoding IclR family transcriptional regulator — protein MRPIETALNILEVLGRLQPAGVSELARELDLPKSTVQRALRALGEAGWIETVSDEKGAWSLSLRAGLAVGPSDFATRHLRAAAIPVMEELRRRTSESVYLAVRDGFRMALVERLDGINPVTHAWPLWRPGPMHPSSLGRAMLATLPEDELEAYLAAPLQKVTALTVTDPQALRLELAQVRQRGFATAYRTNWPNENGVGAAIRNSRGEPFAAISVSAPVERVDEAACEAMGDLLADAARRISLGLQRR, from the coding sequence ATGCGCCCCATCGAGACGGCTTTGAACATCCTTGAGGTCCTCGGCCGATTGCAGCCGGCGGGGGTCTCAGAACTCGCTCGCGAGCTGGACCTGCCCAAATCGACCGTACAGCGCGCTTTGCGTGCGTTGGGGGAGGCCGGCTGGATCGAGACTGTTTCCGACGAGAAGGGAGCCTGGTCGCTATCCCTGCGCGCTGGCCTGGCGGTCGGCCCTTCCGACTTCGCCACCCGGCATCTTCGCGCCGCCGCCATCCCGGTGATGGAGGAGCTGCGCCGGCGTACCTCGGAATCCGTCTATCTGGCGGTGCGCGACGGCTTTCGCATGGCGCTGGTCGAGCGGTTGGACGGCATCAACCCTGTGACCCATGCTTGGCCCCTGTGGCGGCCAGGCCCGATGCACCCTTCCTCCTTGGGGCGAGCCATGTTGGCGACCCTGCCCGAGGATGAACTCGAGGCCTATCTCGCCGCGCCGTTGCAGAAGGTCACCGCCCTTACGGTCACCGACCCGCAGGCTCTGCGCCTGGAGTTGGCTCAGGTGCGTCAGCGTGGGTTCGCCACCGCCTACCGCACCAATTGGCCCAATGAAAACGGTGTCGGCGCGGCGATCAGAAATAGTCGCGGCGAACCGTTCGCGGCGATCTCGGTCTCTGCGCCAGTCGAGCGGGTGGACGAGGCGGCGTGCGAAGCCATGGGCGATCTTCTCGCAGACGCCGCCCGCCGCATCAGCCTTGGCCTGCAGCGGCGCTGA